The following DNA comes from Paenibacillus crassostreae.
CTGCAGCAGCTATCATAACGGTTCCTGCTTCAATTCGATCTGGAATGATTTCATAGGTACAAGGAATTAGTTTCTTTACCCCTTGGATTGTAATCGTGTCGGTTCCAGCACCGATGATGCTACCACCCATTTGATTCAAGAAATTCTGCAGATCCTGAATTTCTGGTTCTCTTGCTGCATTCGTTATCGTAGTAGTCCCCTCAGCCAATGTTGCAGCCATCATAATATTCTCTGTTGCACCAACACTTGGAAAATCCAGATGAATATCAGCTCCAACCAATTTACTAGCCTTGCATAGAATCTGTTGATCCTTCTCCTCAATGACTGCCCCTAATGCCCTTAATCCTTGTAAATGTAAGTCAATTTTCCGTTCTCCGATCGCACATCCACCAGGCTGATATATACTTACTTCACCAAATCGGCCAAGTAAAGGTCCCATAAGAAAAATGGATGAACGCATTTGTTTCATTAAATCTTCTGGCACATGAAACGAATTGGCGGACGACGTATCCACAATGATCATTTCTTGCTCATGCCTTGCTTGACATCCGAGCCTATTAAGGATGCTCATCATGACTTCAATATCCAATAGCCGAGGGACATTATGCAAGTGGACTTCACCATCAGTAAGTATACATGCAGCTAGAATGGGCAGTGCTGCATTCTTCGCACCATGGATACGTACGCTTCCTGATAAGGTTCTGCCTCCCTCAATCACCAATTTGTCCAATGCTTCACCTCCGAGTTTACCGTTCACCCACTATAAACACCTCTGGTACTAATGAAATACCATACTCAGTAGCTATTTTCTTCTGAATTTGGTGCATAAGGGTGAGCACGTCCTCTGCTGTCGTTTGACCCGTATTCACAATGAAATTGGCATGCTGTAATGATACTTCTGCACCACCGACTCGAGTTCCCTTTAGACCTGCAGATTCAATCAGCCTTGCTGCAGAATCATTAACAGGATTACGGAACACGCTTCCTGCGCAGGGTGACTGTAGCGGT
Coding sequences within:
- the murA gene encoding UDP-N-acetylglucosamine 1-carboxyvinyltransferase gives rise to the protein MNGKLGGEALDKLVIEGGRTLSGSVRIHGAKNAALPILAACILTDGEVHLHNVPRLLDIEVMMSILNRLGCQARHEQEMIIVDTSSANSFHVPEDLMKQMRSSIFLMGPLLGRFGEVSIYQPGGCAIGERKIDLHLQGLRALGAVIEEKDQQILCKASKLVGADIHLDFPSVGATENIMMAATLAEGTTTITNAAREPEIQDLQNFLNQMGGSIIGAGTDTITIQGVKKLIPCTYEIIPDRIEAGTVMIAAAATRGNVTLTHCNPAHLTSLIHVLKRAGVQIGVCNDIMTVSCMSRPRAVERIVTSPYPSFPTDLQSQFMILLALSDGFSVMKETVFEGRFKHVNELTVMGADISIDLNCAFIRGVQRLYGATVEATDLRAGAALVIAGLAAQGKTIIEQVHHIDRGYDQIEVLFQKLGADIQRHTPVHKQLDLAN